The following are from one region of the Bacteroidota bacterium genome:
- a CDS encoding leucine-rich repeat domain-containing protein — protein sequence MPISQAYQNWLRLFHSKDDTNFELALQLVGTVDLVDSEIAELLAVALVDKRKNRRFHAIATFWNHAPKPLRTYVAAATDLIQSPNVHYWEKFFAFLVKCPDLNQEAFARMAYALEDGCEGLYIPYMTAAEFKKKLMWRGKNIERNFTDWSKLPQAVFELNSLKNLSFEYAKLKELPAGLGRLKQVREMNLHGNKLKDLNVEITKLDGLRDLTLGGNQFEVFPPNLLSLKKLKVLDLSKNRLSALPDEIHQMTGLRELNLEECRFESFPIELCKLTRLESLNFRRQRTSEIGSLPSEIGEMQHLRRLDLERNGIKNLPAEFALLPLEWLCLLKNPLAGFPRPVLKIHSLKYLDLSKCSGIKALPEEIAGLQDLEFLDLSETGIKRIPPNLPELQKLIHLGLGDLKMSDLQQTISLLQQMPNLRKVTCPYFEDEAMFQAIRKQLPQVERLYRAGQFY from the coding sequence ATGCCCATTTCACAAGCATATCAAAACTGGCTGCGGCTATTTCATTCGAAGGATGATACCAATTTCGAGCTCGCACTGCAATTGGTGGGTACAGTCGACTTGGTAGATTCGGAGATAGCAGAGTTACTTGCCGTGGCACTCGTGGATAAGCGGAAAAACCGTCGTTTTCATGCCATCGCCACATTTTGGAACCACGCGCCCAAACCACTCAGAACCTATGTTGCGGCGGCTACCGACCTGATCCAAAGCCCGAATGTGCATTATTGGGAGAAATTTTTCGCATTCCTCGTAAAATGCCCCGACTTGAATCAGGAAGCATTTGCGCGGATGGCCTATGCACTCGAAGATGGTTGCGAAGGTCTTTACATTCCCTACATGACCGCCGCGGAATTCAAAAAGAAGCTCATGTGGCGGGGGAAAAACATCGAAAGGAACTTCACCGATTGGTCCAAGTTGCCCCAAGCCGTCTTCGAATTGAATTCCCTGAAAAACCTCTCATTTGAATATGCCAAGCTCAAGGAACTGCCTGCAGGTCTCGGTCGCCTGAAACAGGTTCGGGAGATGAACTTGCACGGCAACAAGCTCAAAGACCTCAATGTGGAGATTACGAAATTGGATGGATTGCGGGATCTGACACTTGGGGGCAATCAATTCGAGGTTTTTCCGCCGAATTTGCTTTCCCTCAAGAAACTGAAAGTGTTGGACCTGTCCAAAAATCGGCTTTCAGCTTTGCCGGATGAGATTCACCAAATGACCGGCCTCCGCGAACTCAATTTGGAAGAATGCCGTTTTGAATCGTTTCCAATTGAACTTTGCAAGCTCACCCGATTGGAATCCTTGAATTTTCGAAGGCAGCGTACGTCGGAAATCGGCTCTTTGCCGTCGGAAATCGGTGAAATGCAGCACCTTCGGAGACTGGACCTCGAACGCAATGGAATCAAGAATTTGCCAGCCGAATTCGCGCTTTTGCCATTGGAATGGCTGTGCCTTCTCAAAAATCCGTTGGCCGGCTTTCCGAGGCCTGTTTTGAAAATCCATTCTCTGAAGTACCTTGACCTTTCAAAATGTTCCGGTATCAAGGCTTTACCTGAGGAAATCGCTGGCCTTCAGGATTTAGAATTTCTCGATCTCTCCGAGACGGGAATCAAACGAATTCCTCCGAATCTACCTGAACTTCAAAAACTCATTCACCTCGGACTTGGTGATCTGAAAATGAGCGATTTGCAGCAAACCATCTCGCTCCTGCAACAAATGCCCAACCTACGAAAGGTCACATGTCCGTATTTCGAAGACGAGGCGATGTTTCAAGCCATTCGCAAGCAGTTGCCGCAAGTCGAGCGACTTTATCGGGCTGGGCAGTTTTATTGA
- a CDS encoding T9SS type A sorting domain-containing protein → MNTIVRFLLVALCLGQALFAQTMVSGGIYNNVTWSLAGSPYIVTGNVVVFPGKTLTIEPGVEVRVQGNLLTVAGGISIEVRGNLVAVGTPTAPIVFKADGINPDPHTWNGILIKASQGGDCEINYVHMSNMFDGLRADSYATGIDTVRYNNCIFTYNATAFTVFRQAIFDDCRFANNDVAITGSSLPSLAVVNCDFDSNAVGMGFIYHNVTIDSCSFRGNLKALIANNPGSVTNCLLEANETAVQGIGYALSNCTLINNQTAVGPLEGGSVTDCIIRNNNLGVDLTTGGVLVRNEIGANVVGVKIWDANVTFTENRICGNSQFNVENAADKNINLVGNCFCESDSTVAEQLLFDGYDDITRGLFNYALYDSSCTNIVQLVSKVLIPTSVNAPQESTMEIYPNPATDVLSIRFPASKGMMEVRILNLQGVEIMRSKVNGVASLDVSQLPNGIYFLQCMGAQCETRTWIKQ, encoded by the coding sequence ATGAATACAATTGTTCGTTTTCTCCTCGTCGCACTCTGCCTTGGCCAAGCCCTGTTTGCGCAGACCATGGTCAGCGGCGGCATCTACAACAACGTGACTTGGTCGCTTGCGGGTAGCCCATATATTGTAACCGGTAATGTCGTGGTTTTTCCAGGGAAAACGCTCACGATCGAGCCTGGGGTAGAGGTGCGCGTTCAAGGAAATCTTCTCACTGTCGCGGGTGGCATCTCGATCGAAGTCCGCGGTAACTTGGTAGCCGTTGGCACACCGACAGCCCCCATCGTCTTCAAGGCGGATGGCATCAATCCCGATCCACATACTTGGAATGGCATTTTGATCAAAGCCTCTCAAGGAGGCGACTGCGAGATCAATTATGTACACATGTCCAATATGTTTGATGGATTGCGTGCCGATAGCTACGCGACGGGCATCGACACGGTACGCTACAACAATTGCATCTTCACGTACAACGCAACGGCGTTTACCGTTTTCAGGCAGGCGATCTTCGACGATTGCCGGTTTGCCAACAATGACGTGGCAATTACCGGGTCCAGTTTGCCTTCCCTTGCAGTCGTGAATTGTGATTTTGACAGCAATGCGGTGGGAATGGGTTTTATCTATCACAACGTCACCATTGACAGTTGCAGCTTTCGTGGGAATCTCAAGGCATTGATCGCCAACAATCCAGGCTCGGTCACAAATTGTCTTTTAGAGGCAAATGAAACTGCCGTTCAAGGAATCGGTTATGCGCTTTCCAATTGTACGTTGATCAACAATCAGACGGCAGTGGGGCCATTGGAAGGAGGCTCGGTAACCGATTGCATCATCAGGAACAATAACTTGGGCGTCGATTTGACGACGGGCGGGGTCTTGGTGCGCAATGAGATCGGAGCCAACGTGGTTGGCGTGAAAATTTGGGATGCCAACGTGACTTTTACCGAAAACCGGATCTGCGGCAATTCCCAATTCAACGTAGAAAATGCAGCCGATAAGAACATCAATCTTGTTGGCAATTGCTTCTGCGAATCCGATTCGACCGTGGCAGAGCAACTGCTTTTTGATGGCTACGACGACATCACACGTGGACTTTTCAATTATGCGCTGTATGACTCAAGCTGCACCAATATCGTGCAATTGGTGTCCAAGGTGCTGATTCCCACGAGTGTAAATGCTCCACAGGAATCGACGATGGAGATCTATCCAAATCCGGCAACCGACGTACTGAGCATTCGTTTTCCGGCTTCCAAAGGCATGATGGAGGTGCGCATTTTGAACTTGCAGGGCGTTGAAATCATGCGCAGCAAGGTGAATGGTGTGGCATCGTTGGATGTTTCGCAGCTTCCGAATGGCATCTATTTCTTGCAATGCATGGGGGCTCAATGCGAAACACGTACTTGGATCAAACAATAG
- a CDS encoding T9SS type A sorting domain-containing protein: MIKNPLFTLLFILGFGIAFSQTNVSGGIYNNVTWTLSGSPYIVTGNIVVFPGKTLTIEPGVEVRVQGNGYPNSMGISIEIRGMLVAVGTATAPITFKADGIVTDPYTWSGIYVKTAQGGDAAFDYVNFSNAYTAFLSDQFSVRPGITTLHSCNFTHNQFGPSPWFTTRFEDCNFSSNYVGVQPMGTYGVGLQLLRCDFDSNQVAFPYVYDTVTVDSCNFVNNNTPVISLANGTVTNTLFQGNLIAFSGYGARISNCQFINNGTAISNFSSGSLTNCMIRYNQLGVEITGEAEMRDNDVSSNQVGVKIYDNVVGFVDNRICGNVQYNVENAADKNISLVSNCFCESDSTVAEQLLFDGYDDITRGLFNYAIYDSSCTNVLQLVSKVLIPTGTPEVKLALISVYPNPVSDVLNVQLPAGNSTGAIKLLNLQGQVLRVVPARALTRIEVADLSAGVYLLDFQGADRQVVKWIKQ; this comes from the coding sequence ATGATAAAAAACCCTCTTTTCACGTTGCTCTTTATTCTTGGTTTCGGAATCGCTTTTTCCCAAACCAACGTCTCCGGTGGTATTTACAACAATGTCACGTGGACTTTGTCGGGTAGCCCCTACATTGTGACCGGCAACATTGTCGTCTTTCCGGGCAAAACCCTCACCATCGAACCCGGCGTTGAGGTGCGGGTGCAAGGAAATGGTTATCCCAACAGCATGGGAATTTCGATTGAGATTCGCGGAATGCTTGTCGCAGTTGGCACTGCGACTGCACCGATCACATTCAAAGCCGATGGCATTGTCACCGATCCCTACACTTGGTCGGGCATTTATGTAAAAACCGCGCAGGGCGGAGACGCGGCATTCGACTATGTCAATTTCTCCAACGCCTACACTGCTTTTCTTTCCGATCAGTTTTCCGTTCGACCCGGGATCACAACCCTGCACAGCTGCAACTTTACACACAACCAATTTGGGCCAAGCCCTTGGTTTACCACGCGGTTTGAGGATTGTAATTTTTCCTCAAACTATGTCGGCGTGCAGCCGATGGGTACCTACGGCGTGGGCTTGCAGTTACTCAGGTGCGACTTTGACAGCAATCAGGTAGCATTTCCTTATGTCTATGATACGGTAACGGTCGACAGCTGCAACTTCGTCAACAACAACACTCCGGTGATTTCCCTGGCGAACGGTACGGTGACCAACACCCTCTTTCAGGGGAATCTCATTGCTTTCAGTGGATATGGCGCAAGGATCAGCAATTGCCAATTCATCAACAATGGTACCGCCATCAGCAACTTTTCCTCGGGCTCATTGACGAATTGTATGATTCGCTACAATCAACTTGGGGTGGAAATCACGGGCGAGGCTGAGATGAGAGACAATGACGTTTCGAGCAATCAGGTTGGCGTAAAGATTTACGACAATGTCGTCGGCTTTGTTGACAACCGGATTTGCGGGAACGTCCAGTACAATGTCGAAAACGCGGCTGACAAAAACATCAGCCTTGTGAGCAATTGCTTTTGCGAATCAGATTCGACCGTGGCAGAGCAACTGCTTTTTGATGGCTATGACGACATCACGCGTGGACTTTTCAACTATGCCATTTACGATTCCTCTTGCACGAATGTCCTGCAATTGGTGTCCAAGGTGTTGATTCCCACAGGTACGCCTGAAGTCAAGCTTGCCCTGATCTCTGTTTACCCCAACCCGGTAAGCGATGTTTTGAACGTGCAATTGCCAGCAGGCAACAGCACTGGCGCGATCAAGCTATTGAATCTGCAAGGACAAGTGTTGCGCGTCGTCCCGGCTAGAGCACTTACACGTATCGAGGTTGCTGATCTGTCCGCAGGGGTTTATTTGCTCGATTTCCAAGGTGCCGACCGGCAGGTTGTGAAATGGATCAAACAATAA
- a CDS encoding Na+:solute symporter — protein MTLELIDWILIVAYFVFSVGIALLYAKRAGKNLGEFFLGGRSLPWYLAGISMVATTFAADTPLAVTELVVQKGISGNWLWWNMCIGGMLTTFFFAKLWRRANVLTEVEFITLRYAGNAAHFLRGFKAVYLGFLMNVLVMGWVNVAMSAILQEFFNLSSTEAFWYTAAAMAIVGIYSSVGGFMSVAVTDAFQFVLAMGGCIVLAILVLNSDKIGGIDGLKEKLGPDNAVWNMLPSIGSDAGGAVKAFSITFASFFAYIGLQWWASWYPGGEPGGGGYVAQRMMSTKTERGAVFATLFFQVAHFCLRPWPWIIVALCCIVLYPNLPAADAKLGYVMAMKEFLPTGLRGLMLVSFFAAYMSTIATQLNWGASYLVNDLYMPARKRQGLAPSSDKQLIFISRMVTIVLMVVAMAVSSRINSISEVWAFMIECGAGLGLVLILRWFWWRINVWSEISATVAPFVIYAALKFGVPEAWGISEFPTSYFITIGGTTLVWLLVTLFTKPEPMAHLVTYHKQVQPGGWWKPVAEKSGIVVRANTVPLVMAWISSVLMTYATLFAIGQLIFKNFQAGFIFLGVATAAGLFLWLVLREWKLFENEE, from the coding sequence ATGACTCTGGAATTGATTGATTGGATCCTGATCGTTGCCTACTTTGTCTTTTCGGTTGGCATTGCATTGCTGTATGCCAAACGTGCCGGCAAAAACCTCGGCGAATTTTTCCTCGGTGGGCGTAGCCTTCCTTGGTATTTGGCGGGCATCTCGATGGTAGCCACGACTTTCGCAGCTGATACACCGTTGGCGGTGACGGAATTGGTCGTGCAAAAGGGCATCTCCGGCAACTGGCTCTGGTGGAATATGTGCATCGGGGGCATGCTCACGACGTTTTTCTTTGCAAAACTCTGGCGTCGCGCCAACGTCTTGACCGAGGTTGAATTCATCACCTTGCGCTACGCTGGCAATGCTGCGCATTTCCTGCGCGGCTTCAAGGCCGTCTATTTGGGCTTCCTGATGAACGTCCTCGTCATGGGCTGGGTCAACGTTGCCATGTCAGCCATTTTGCAGGAATTTTTCAATCTATCTTCGACGGAAGCCTTTTGGTACACCGCCGCTGCCATGGCGATTGTCGGTATCTATAGTAGTGTCGGCGGATTCATGAGCGTCGCGGTGACCGATGCGTTTCAGTTCGTCCTGGCGATGGGCGGATGCATTGTCCTGGCAATTTTGGTCTTGAATTCGGATAAAATCGGTGGAATTGACGGACTCAAGGAGAAGCTTGGACCCGACAATGCGGTTTGGAACATGTTGCCGAGCATCGGCAGTGACGCGGGAGGGGCAGTGAAAGCCTTCAGCATCACCTTTGCATCCTTTTTTGCCTATATCGGCCTGCAATGGTGGGCATCTTGGTATCCCGGAGGCGAACCGGGCGGTGGCGGTTACGTCGCGCAACGCATGATGAGCACCAAAACCGAACGTGGAGCGGTCTTTGCAACGCTCTTTTTCCAAGTCGCGCACTTCTGCCTGCGACCATGGCCGTGGATCATTGTCGCATTGTGTTGCATCGTGCTTTATCCGAATCTACCTGCTGCAGATGCCAAATTGGGCTATGTGATGGCCATGAAGGAGTTCCTTCCTACAGGATTGCGCGGCTTGATGCTCGTTTCCTTCTTCGCAGCCTATATGAGTACCATTGCAACACAACTCAACTGGGGCGCGAGCTACCTTGTCAACGACTTGTACATGCCCGCACGCAAGCGGCAGGGCCTTGCGCCGAGCAGCGACAAGCAATTGATTTTCATCAGCCGGATGGTGACCATTGTATTGATGGTCGTCGCCATGGCCGTTTCCTCTCGTATCAATTCGATCAGCGAGGTCTGGGCATTCATGATCGAATGCGGTGCCGGCCTTGGTTTGGTCCTCATCTTGCGTTGGTTTTGGTGGCGCATCAATGTCTGGTCCGAAATTTCGGCGACCGTGGCGCCGTTTGTGATCTATGCCGCGTTGAAGTTCGGGGTGCCGGAGGCTTGGGGTATTTCCGAATTTCCCACGAGCTATTTCATCACGATTGGCGGTACGACACTCGTGTGGTTGCTTGTCACCCTATTCACAAAACCTGAGCCGATGGCGCATTTGGTGACCTATCACAAGCAAGTGCAGCCGGGAGGATGGTGGAAACCCGTCGCTGAAAAATCTGGCATCGTCGTCCGGGCCAACACCGTACCGCTCGTCATGGCTTGGATTTCCTCGGTGCTGATGACCTATGCAACCTTGTTTGCCATCGGGCAACTCATCTTTAAAAATTTCCAAGCAGGATTCATTTTCCTTGGTGTTGCCACCGCAGCAGGCCTGTTTCTGTGGTTGGTGCTGCGGGAGTGGAAGCTGTTTGAGAATGAGGAATGA
- a CDS encoding alpha/beta fold hydrolase yields the protein MVQHFSYTSSQGHPMALSLYGGTLPPETPCVVYLHGFKGFKDWGFTPYLGERFAKAGIRLLAMNFSHNGIGNNPLEFTELEKFRDNTFSLEVDEAREVLEKYSDGRLFGASSNVKMGVLGHSRGGGVALVAFARHPKVAAICTWASVSTFARYPKHVIDLWEQQGFLEVPNTRTGQMMHLGWRIHTDLMAHIDDKLSIQKAVSETTKPLCIVHGDADEAVSDGDARALFEWADNTQAELHVIPGAGHTFGAKHPFEGSNPLLEDALGHTLTFFTQQFSIAP from the coding sequence ATGGTACAACATTTTTCCTATACATCCTCCCAAGGTCACCCGATGGCACTCAGCCTTTATGGCGGGACTTTGCCTCCCGAAACGCCCTGTGTGGTTTATCTGCATGGTTTCAAGGGTTTCAAAGACTGGGGGTTCACGCCTTATCTCGGCGAACGTTTTGCAAAAGCCGGCATACGACTCTTGGCGATGAATTTTTCACACAATGGAATTGGAAACAATCCGTTGGAATTCACCGAATTGGAGAAATTTCGGGACAATACGTTTTCATTGGAGGTGGATGAGGCCCGTGAAGTTTTGGAAAAATACAGCGACGGAAGGCTCTTCGGGGCATCGTCGAATGTAAAAATGGGCGTTTTGGGCCATAGCAGGGGCGGAGGGGTTGCCCTTGTAGCTTTTGCAAGACATCCCAAAGTCGCTGCGATTTGCACTTGGGCCTCTGTCAGCACTTTTGCCCGTTATCCCAAACACGTGATCGATCTCTGGGAACAGCAAGGATTTCTTGAAGTCCCCAATACCCGTACGGGGCAAATGATGCACCTCGGATGGCGCATTCACACCGACCTCATGGCGCATATCGATGACAAGTTGAGCATCCAAAAGGCTGTTTCGGAGACGACAAAGCCGTTGTGCATCGTACATGGTGATGCCGACGAGGCCGTGTCCGATGGTGATGCCCGCGCTTTGTTCGAATGGGCAGACAATACCCAAGCCGAATTGCACGTCATCCCCGGTGCGGGTCATACATTCGGTGCAAAACACCCCTTCGAAGGCTCAAATCCCCTGTTGGAAGATGCCCTCGGTCATACCTTAACCTTTTTTACCCAACAATTCAGCATTGCGCCATGA
- a CDS encoding SRPBCC family protein, with translation MHWLLIIFLAVFGLLVLGFLVYGSKLPAKWEVAESIVIRADRERLYDYLNAIENWEKWTIWSKDVNPSFQFTYEGSKSGTGATMCWKAKNQFGKTKICGGERPEQIKYMFSFGHGHHMLKGCLTLLPRGGETEVVWKAYGDSGSNPSRKIMAKMMIPYMQKDFEGGLKRLKTIMESSEV, from the coding sequence ATGCATTGGCTGTTAATCATATTTTTGGCTGTTTTTGGCCTGTTGGTACTGGGCTTTTTGGTCTATGGTTCGAAGTTGCCCGCTAAATGGGAAGTGGCGGAGTCGATTGTGATCCGTGCCGACCGCGAGCGGCTCTATGATTACCTCAATGCCATCGAAAACTGGGAAAAATGGACCATTTGGAGCAAGGATGTGAATCCTAGTTTCCAATTCACCTATGAAGGTTCGAAATCCGGGACCGGCGCGACGATGTGTTGGAAGGCGAAGAACCAGTTCGGTAAAACTAAAATCTGCGGCGGCGAGCGTCCCGAACAAATCAAATACATGTTCAGCTTTGGCCATGGCCATCACATGCTCAAAGGCTGCTTGACCCTACTGCCGCGCGGCGGCGAAACAGAGGTCGTTTGGAAAGCCTACGGCGATTCCGGGAGCAATCCGAGCCGTAAAATCATGGCCAAAATGATGATTCCCTACATGCAAAAGGACTTCGAAGGCGGATTGAAGAGGCTGAAAACGATTATGGAGAGTTCTGAGGTCTGA
- a CDS encoding diacylglycerol kinase family lipid kinase translates to MAIHWTLIHNPRSCSGKGAKHWPEIEKLLQAASIDFEVLKTEYAGHAIVLTKDAIARGARNLVAVGGDGTVNEVLNGIFQQASVPSTDIVLTQIPIGTGNDWRRTVGIPKDYASCVKLLSNWQEIRQDVGVVEWETDQGTQRRYFDNVAGMGFEAAVGIKANADKAAGKGGILGYIPALVGILFRYKMTSAAFVVDGKQLPARNFFTLAVGICKFNGGGMQQCPGALLDDGMFDLTVINELPKWKVIWNFPGIFTGKFVRISHVEQHRCSSLAVTTGTETLLEVDGENIGQGTAKFSILPKALRVATVGKP, encoded by the coding sequence ATGGCAATCCACTGGACGTTAATCCATAATCCAAGGTCATGCAGCGGCAAGGGCGCCAAACATTGGCCGGAAATTGAAAAGCTGCTGCAAGCAGCCTCCATTGATTTCGAAGTTCTGAAAACGGAATATGCAGGTCATGCCATCGTTTTGACCAAGGATGCGATCGCCCGCGGTGCCCGGAATCTCGTGGCTGTCGGCGGCGATGGAACCGTCAACGAAGTCCTGAATGGCATTTTCCAACAAGCGTCCGTTCCAAGTACCGACATTGTGCTGACGCAAATCCCGATCGGGACCGGCAATGACTGGCGCAGAACGGTCGGCATTCCCAAGGACTATGCAAGCTGCGTAAAGTTGCTCTCCAATTGGCAGGAAATCAGGCAGGATGTCGGTGTCGTGGAATGGGAAACGGACCAAGGAACGCAGCGCAGGTATTTTGACAACGTCGCCGGAATGGGATTCGAAGCTGCAGTGGGAATCAAGGCAAACGCCGATAAAGCAGCGGGAAAAGGCGGCATTTTGGGCTATATTCCAGCATTGGTCGGAATACTCTTCCGATATAAAATGACCTCTGCGGCTTTTGTTGTTGACGGAAAACAACTTCCCGCCCGCAACTTCTTCACATTGGCGGTCGGCATCTGCAAGTTCAACGGCGGAGGCATGCAACAATGCCCTGGTGCCTTGCTTGACGACGGGATGTTTGACCTGACGGTAATCAACGAGCTTCCCAAGTGGAAGGTGATCTGGAACTTTCCAGGCATTTTTACCGGAAAATTCGTGCGCATCAGCCATGTAGAGCAACACCGTTGCAGCAGTTTGGCGGTGACTACGGGCACTGAAACCCTGCTCGAAGTTGATGGGGAAAACATCGGTCAGGGCACTGCCAAGTTTTCGATTTTACCCAAAGCGTTGCGGGTGGCGACGGTGGGTAAACCCTGA
- a CDS encoding HTTM domain-containing protein — MRLLAATTYQSLFKPTHPATLGLLRICFGILMVWQFQSIKPYILEIVTNSKFFLTYDYFHWIKPLSPSVMESLFLAGTIAAAMMLVGLLNRFSSLIVFLVWTYMFMLCRGHYTNHYYLFSLVAFWMFMTDCNRWGSIDRLIYNALPVTRGWILGFGEDKNTVPYWQVLVFQVQIMIVYFYGGIAKIGWDWMQGYPMRIWLPMKPWLPKFMQTDAVAIFMSWSGMLFDLGIGWMLMSKRLRWWALPFVLAFHVTNQLTFRTIAGFPHFMAAATLIYFEPNWPENLRIKLKNLLAKAKEKVKPVAEKSPVPQRITGLRRVFLAFLLVYGAWQIFYPFRHFLYPGDPSLTGEGATFAWRMMLTSRDYGAKLKVLVDGQTFYITGESFFHYVNWRQFTRLCRMPKSIHRFAHFIRDEMKTANPAANPEIYGFLIVEYNGRPFRQLMDTTVNLAALPYNEFGHAEWVYSDYMEEPAGSKWKQQRTNEGDQVTDGRF, encoded by the coding sequence ATGCGTCTTCTCGCTGCCACCACGTACCAAAGTTTGTTTAAACCCACGCATCCAGCTACGCTTGGGTTGCTGCGCATCTGCTTCGGGATCTTGATGGTTTGGCAATTCCAGTCCATCAAGCCTTATATCCTCGAAATCGTCACGAATTCGAAGTTTTTCCTGACCTACGACTACTTCCACTGGATCAAGCCGCTGTCGCCAAGCGTTATGGAATCCCTGTTTTTGGCAGGAACGATTGCTGCCGCCATGATGCTCGTGGGACTGCTCAACCGGTTTTCGTCCTTGATCGTTTTTCTGGTTTGGACTTATATGTTCATGCTTTGTCGTGGGCATTATACGAATCACTACTATCTTTTTTCCCTGGTTGCTTTTTGGATGTTCATGACGGATTGCAACCGATGGGGATCGATCGATCGTTTGATTTACAATGCTTTACCGGTAACGCGTGGTTGGATTTTGGGCTTTGGCGAAGACAAAAACACCGTACCCTATTGGCAGGTGTTGGTGTTTCAAGTTCAAATCATGATCGTCTATTTCTATGGGGGTATCGCAAAAATCGGATGGGATTGGATGCAAGGTTATCCCATGCGGATTTGGTTGCCGATGAAACCGTGGCTTCCAAAATTCATGCAGACCGATGCCGTCGCGATTTTTATGAGTTGGTCTGGAATGCTGTTTGATCTTGGCATCGGTTGGATGTTGATGTCCAAACGATTGCGTTGGTGGGCCTTGCCATTTGTGCTTGCATTCCACGTCACCAATCAGCTCACTTTCCGCACCATTGCTGGATTTCCGCACTTTATGGCCGCTGCGACCTTGATCTACTTTGAACCGAATTGGCCTGAAAATTTGCGGATTAAACTGAAGAATCTACTGGCGAAAGCAAAGGAAAAGGTGAAACCCGTTGCTGAAAAGTCGCCTGTCCCACAGCGGATTACAGGCTTGCGACGGGTGTTTTTGGCTTTCTTGTTGGTTTACGGAGCCTGGCAAATTTTCTATCCATTCCGCCATTTCCTGTATCCCGGTGATCCGTCTTTGACAGGGGAGGGGGCGACGTTTGCTTGGCGAATGATGCTCACAAGCCGTGACTATGGTGCAAAGTTGAAGGTTTTGGTGGATGGGCAGACCTTTTACATCACGGGCGAATCGTTTTTCCACTATGTCAATTGGCGGCAATTTACCCGCCTCTGCAGGATGCCCAAATCCATTCACCGGTTTGCGCATTTCATTCGCGACGAAATGAAAACAGCCAATCCGGCAGCAAACCCGGAGATTTATGGTTTCTTGATCGTCGAATACAACGGCAGGCCGTTTCGGCAGTTGATGGATACGACAGTAAACCTCGCGGCATTGCCCTACAATGAATTTGGCCACGCAGAATGGGTCTATTCTGATTACATGGAGGAGCCCGCAGGCAGCAAATGGAAGCAGCAACGCACCAATGAAGGCGACCAAGTTACAGACGGCAGGTTCTGA